In Citrus sinensis cultivar Valencia sweet orange chromosome 4, DVS_A1.0, whole genome shotgun sequence, one DNA window encodes the following:
- the LOC102609930 gene encoding RING-H2 finger protein ATL38-like: MISSGMNLVMTVIGFAVSIMFIVFVCTRLICARIHLNSSRRSFPIASRSDLSLLERGLHGVEPVVVANFPMKKFSDEYFAAAEDTQCAVCLAEYHGEDTLRILPYCGHSFHATCIDIWLHQHSTCPVCRVSLRELPERKRLMQPMFSSAIRSHYGIESFDTHSYNYLSGHGFSSRTVGNRGMDSVPEDHCASDDDITDSGGNISPTTEGNQTTKDLGNKHVESPSNP, encoded by the exons atgatttctTCAGGGATGAATTTGGTGATGACAGTGATAGGATTCGCTGTGAGCATCATGTTCATAGTTTTTGTGTGTACGAGGCTTATCTGCGCTCGGATTCACTTGAACTCATCAAGAAGATCATTTCCTATTGCCTCTAGATCTGATCTTAGCCTT CTGGAAAGAGGGTTACATGGTGTTGAACCTGTAGTTGTGGCTAACTTTCCAATGAAGAAGTTCAGTGATGAGTATTTTGCAGCTGCAGAAGATACTCA ATGTGCTGTTTGCCTTGCGGAATACCATGGTGAAGATACGTTGCGCATTCTTCCCTACTGTGGTCACTCCTTCCATGCAACCTGTATAGACATATGGTTACACCAGCATTCCACATGTCCAGTTTGTCGAGTATCATTGCGTGAATTGCCTGAGAGAAAGCGCTTGATGCAACCTATGTTTAGTTCAGCTATCCGGTCTCATTATGGCATAGAATCTTTTGATACAcattcatataattatttatcggGGCATGGGTTTTCATCCAGGACGGTTGGCAACCGTGGGATGGACTCCGTTCCAGAGGATCATTGTGCATCGGATGATGATATAACAGATTCTGGGGGGAACATCTCCCCAACCACCGAGGGTAACCAGACGACAAAAGACTTGGGAAACAAGCACGTAGAAAGTCCATCAAATCCTTAA